In the genome of uncultured Sphaerochaeta sp., the window CAAGCTGGGATGACCGGCATCAGCATCCAACGCATTGCCAAGGAGATGGACAGTGGCGACATTCTCGCATCGTGCACTCTGCCTCTTGACGGTACGGAGACCACCGAGAGCCTGACCGCCAAGGTCAGTACGCTGGCAGCCGAACTTGCGCTCTCCTCGTTGCGGGATCTGGAACGGGGCAGTGCCTCCTTTTCACCCCAGGCCGGAGAGGCAACCTATACCACACTCATCGATTCCTCGATGGGAGTGCTTGATTTTGCACAGAGTGCAAAAACCCTCCATGCCCAGATCAGGGCATTGGTTCCTTGGCCGAAGGCACGAACCGTCTATGCTGGGCAGAGCCTGATGATTACCGGTGTTCATGGCTCGCTTGCCGAGGCGGGCAGTGATCCGGTACCTCCAAACGTTGCGGCGGGAACCGTGGTGTGCAAACAGAAAGGAAAAGGCATCGGCATTGCCACCGGCGATGGCCTGTTGTGGGTGACCCACCTGCAGCTGGAAAAACGAAAGGAGTTGGACTACCTCTCCTTCCTCAACGGCAACCAGGGTTTTCTCTCCTCCCGGCTGGGGTAGCGGTATGCGGCGCATCCTTCTGCTGCTGTTGCTGGTTTTGCTTGGTCTCAGCCCACTTTGCGCCACTCCCAAGATTGCGCTGGTCCTCTCAGGCGGAGGGGCAAGAGGTCTTGCCCACATTGCAGTGCTTGAGGCCCTGGAAGAGCAGGGCTTTCCCATTGACCTGGTGCTCGGCACCAGCATGGGCAGCTTGGTCGGCGGGCTCTACAGTGCGGGATACACCCCCAAGGAGATCCGTTCCCTGCTCGAGGATACGGATCTGGTGGGGCTCTTTGCCGAGCCGGTGCTCGATACCAAGCGTAAGCAGGACAATGTGTTTGCCTATACCCACAACCAAGCGTTCTCCCTGGGCTTCGGGGATACGGGGATCGGCAATGCTCCAGCTTTCATCGGCGACCAGCGGATACTTGAACTGCTAGGGTATCTGTTCTCCAGACATCCCGCCCCAGTCGATTTCGATGCGCTTCCCATTCCGTTCCGCTGTGTCTCTGCAGATGCCATGACCAAGGAGAGGATTGTCCATGACAGCGGATCCCTGGTGGGTGCCATCAGAAGCAGTATCTCCATCCCCATTGTCTTCACTCCCTATCCCTACAAGGATGGGCGTTTGGTGGTTGATGGCGGGGTGGTGGACAACCTGCCCATCGAGCTGGCACGTTCGCTTGGTGCGGACATCGTCATAGCCTGTGATGTGAACGAGATGCAGGTGCAGGAGTATACCAACCTGGAAAGCCTTTCCGCCATGACTATGCAAACCATCATTCTGGTCACCCAGGATACGGCAAAGAGGCAGCACAGTCAGGCAGACCTGGTCTTTTTCCCCAAGCTTCAGGAAATCTATGCTCTGGATTTTTCCAAATACGAGGAGATCCTGGCCCTTGGCCGTGAGGCGGTGGAGGAAAAGGCGGCAGAGCTTTCCGAACTGACTGACCGGATTGCACAAGAGCGTGGACTTGTGGTCCTGGATCCTGACCGGCCAGGCCCGTACAGCTTGCTTCCAAACCCGATGATTCTCCAACTTGAGGTAAGGGATATCTCCCTGAATCCCGGTCATTCGCTCGTGGAAGAGTCGATGTTCTCCCGTTTTCTCGGGCGTCGATTGGACAAGCAGACGGCAACCGAGCTCAACCTGCGGATGAGGGAGCTGCGCAAGGCTCATGCCTTGGCAACCGTCAGTTATGAAATGGCTGATGATGGGGTGCTTCTGGTCCAGACGAGAGGGTTCGGAACACGCAGTGCAAACATCAGCATGGGTTTCCAGATGGACGCCGGTTTTTCCAATGCGCTTCCCTCTTCCTCCGCTTGGTACCGTTCGGATGTGTTCCTGGATGCCTCGCTTGCCCAGATTGGAGACAGTGATTTCACCTTCCTCATCCAGGCAAGTCTCGGGCAGAAGACAGGCTTGGGTGCAGGCCTCAGCCATCCCTTTGCCGTGAATGCTCTCGGTACGTGGGATGTGCATCTCTCGCTCGCCTATGCAAGCGGGAGTATGTCAACGCACAATGCTTTGGTGGATGCCCAACGCAGTGCACCGCTGGACCGTGCGTTCCGTGCCACCTTGGGCTTGGATGTGCATATCGGTGAATACACCCATCTCAAGCTTGATGGATGGTATGATCTCATCGGCCTGCATGACAGTAGGTACCCAAAGCAGTTTCTTGCGTTTCCCCAACTCGAGCTGAGCCTGCTTTCGACCACGTTGGACAGTCGGTTTTCCTCACATGGCTATCGTTTGGATGTCCTTGCGAGAAGCGGCTATCTCAAGGAGCCTCTCTATGCATTCAGGCTTGCTTGGGAACAGAAGTTTGCCCTTACCTATGCAGACAGTCTGGGGTATGATCTGCAGGTTTCCATGCTCCGCGAGCCCTATGCACTGCTTTCCAGTTATGCGGACATGGGCTTCCCGTTCGGTGTTCCCGGATACAGCCCGCTCTCCTTGCGAAGGGATTTGGCAATGGCGGGAAGCAGCTGGACCCATCGGCTGACCGAGGTATTGGGCTATCCTGCATTCTGCAAGGTGAATGTCCGCCTTGCCTTGTTTGATGCGTACGATCCCTACCTGGGAGTGGAAGCCTCTTCTGATGAGCTGTTCTCCCCA includes:
- the fmt gene encoding methionyl-tRNA formyltransferase — translated: MRILFAGTSEIAVPTLRALAEQFEIGAVLTNTDKPHARSKALVPPAVKTEALRLGLEVVQFDRLGSEARSAVAPFGCDTLLCFAYGRMFGPKFLSLFTGEKLNIHPSLLPLLRGPSPIQGAILSQAGMTGISIQRIAKEMDSGDILASCTLPLDGTETTESLTAKVSTLAAELALSSLRDLERGSASFSPQAGEATYTTLIDSSMGVLDFAQSAKTLHAQIRALVPWPKARTVYAGQSLMITGVHGSLAEAGSDPVPPNVAAGTVVCKQKGKGIGIATGDGLLWVTHLQLEKRKELDYLSFLNGNQGFLSSRLG
- a CDS encoding patatin-like phospholipase family protein — encoded protein: MRRILLLLLLVLLGLSPLCATPKIALVLSGGGARGLAHIAVLEALEEQGFPIDLVLGTSMGSLVGGLYSAGYTPKEIRSLLEDTDLVGLFAEPVLDTKRKQDNVFAYTHNQAFSLGFGDTGIGNAPAFIGDQRILELLGYLFSRHPAPVDFDALPIPFRCVSADAMTKERIVHDSGSLVGAIRSSISIPIVFTPYPYKDGRLVVDGGVVDNLPIELARSLGADIVIACDVNEMQVQEYTNLESLSAMTMQTIILVTQDTAKRQHSQADLVFFPKLQEIYALDFSKYEEILALGREAVEEKAAELSELTDRIAQERGLVVLDPDRPGPYSLLPNPMILQLEVRDISLNPGHSLVEESMFSRFLGRRLDKQTATELNLRMRELRKAHALATVSYEMADDGVLLVQTRGFGTRSANISMGFQMDAGFSNALPSSSAWYRSDVFLDASLAQIGDSDFTFLIQASLGQKTGLGAGLSHPFAVNALGTWDVHLSLAYASGSMSTHNALVDAQRSAPLDRAFRATLGLDVHIGEYTHLKLDGWYDLIGLHDSRYPKQFLAFPQLELSLLSTTLDSRFSSHGYRLDVLARSGYLKEPLYAFRLAWEQKFALTYADSLGYDLQVSMLREPYALLSSYADMGFPFGVPGYSPLSLRRDLAMAGSSWTHRLTEVLGYPAFCKVNVRLALFDAYDPYLGVEASSDELFSPTQWDLGLGISLALDTPLGEVLVSLGTSIGGKVTFLVGAY